The genomic region ATAATCCAGATCGTAATAAAGATCTTCCGGCAATTCACAGCCACGATGTTCAGACATGATGCACCTCCACTTATTTCCACGGGCCGGTAGGCCGCACGGTCAGTCCTATGTTCACGGCAAACAGGGCGATACCCGCGTACGCCAGCACGCCGCCTGCCAGCACCAGCCAATTGAGCATCGTTAACCAGCCTGCTATCATGACCGGCAAGCCGAGGTTGGCCAGATACAGCTGCCAGTTCGCCATGCGTTCCGAATACAGCGCCCGTCCGGAAAAGCGCGGCAGCACATGCAGCGCCACGCCGTAAATCATCATCAGAACAAAACCCAGCAACATGATATGACCATGAATACGCGGCACGTTACCCGGAATCAGGCCCGGCATGGTCAGATGCGTCAGTGCAACCAGACCGCCGAGCAAGCCGTAGACAAGACCGATACTGACAAACCAGCGATTGCGCTTATGCATGTAAACTCTCCCTTTAACTCGACGATTTCAGCATAGCAGATTTAATTTTTTAACGCCTTGACCTGGATCAATTCATGCTCATCAACCCCGACATCAAGGATTTCCGCCTCGCCCACCTGTTCCGCGACCTCGAGCGCGAGGTACTGGCACAAATCGCGCGGCATGCGGTCTGGCGCGAGCTCGACGCCGGCGAACCGCTGTTTGCCAGAGGCGATGCCGGCAAGTATTTTTTTCTGGTAAAAACCGGCGCAGTTAAACTGTTTTTATTATCCGAAGACGGCGAGGAGCACATCATGGAGATCATCGGCCGCGAACGCCTGTTCGCCGAAGCAGTGATGTTCATGGGCGGCAGTTACCCGGTATATGCCACTGCACTGGAACCGAGCCGGCTGATCGCATTCGACGCACAATTCTTCGTCAGCCTGTTGCGCAACAATTCCAGCCTGTGCCTTACCCTGCTCGCCGCCATGAGCCGGCAGATGCATGCGCTGGTTGCCGAAATCGACCGCCTGACCCTGCAAAGCAGCGCACGCCGCCTCGCGCAATACCTGCTGGCGCAACCGGCGCACAAATCGGGGAGCAGCCGCCAGGTAGCGCTCCCGGCATCCAAGCAAACCATCGCCTCATTGCTGGACATCCGCCCGGAAACGCTGTCGCGCCTTCTCGCCCGACTGACTGATGATGGCCTGATCGCCGTCCATGCCGACAGCATCACCATCCTGCAACCGACACTCTTGGACCAAGTATTGTGAGCCTGCCGATGAAACCCATGCCACCCGACTTTATCGCCTATAAACGCACCCGCAACTTTACCGATACCGACCTCCCCGAATCGCTGACCCGACGCCACGACACCAAGCCTGGCGCCTGGGCCAAAATCATCGTGCTGGAAGGTGCGCTGGATTACGAAATCATGACCGAGCCGCCCCGGCATTACCGCATCGATGCCGATCATCCCGGCATCATCGAGGAGCAGGTGCCGCATCGCGTCACGCCCGTTACCGTGCCGCTCAGTTTCTATCTTGAATTCTACAAACGTAGCGACACCGATGCCGCGACTCTGGCGCGCCCTATGGACACCGGCCTGTTCAAGCCCGAGTAAACGGCACGATCCGCCACATAAGGAAAACAACATGAGCATCCGCAATATCGCTACCCAGCCGTTTTCCGACCAGAAACCCGGCACTTCGGGTTTGCGCAAAAAAGTCAGCGTATTCCGGCAACCGCATTATCTGGAAAACTTCGTCCAGGCCATATTCAACAGCATCAATGCGCCGCAAGGTGCAACGCTGGTACTCGGCGGCGATGGGCGCTACTACAACCGCACCGCGATCCAGACCATACTGAAAATGGCGGCGGCCAACGGCTTCGGCAAGGTACTGGTCGGGCAAGGCGGCATTCTGTCGACACCCGCCGCATCCTGCGTGATCCGCAAATATCGGACCTTCGGCGGCATCATCCTCTCCGCCAGCCATAACCCGGGTGGCCCCGACGGCGATTTCGGCATCAAGTTCAATAGCAGCAACGGCGGCCCCGCCACCGAAACCGTAACCGAAGCCATTTTTGCCGCCAGCAAGATTATCAGCCAGTACCCGTTGCTGGATGCGCCCGATGTCGCGCTGGATAAACCGGGCACCAGCAAATTGGGGAACATGATCGTGGAAGTGATCGACCCGGTCAGCGACTACGCCGAGCTGATGGAATCGCTGTTCGATTTCGGCGCTATCCGCGATTTGCTGGCAAGCGGCTTCCGTATCCGATTCGACGCCATGCACGCGGTGACCGGTCCCTATGCCCGCGAGATATTGCAACGCCGTCTGGACGCACCTGCCGGCAGCGTGATGAACGCCGTGCCGCTGGAAGATTTCGGCGGCGGCCATCCCGATCCCAATCTCACCTATGCGCCCGAACTGGTCGGCATCATGTACGCTGACGACGCCCCGGACTTCGGCGCAGCTTCCGATGGCGACGGCGACCGCAACATGATTCTGGGCAGGCGGTTTTTCGTCACGCCTTCCGACAGCCTGGCACTGCTCGCCGCCAACGCGACACGGGTACCTGCATACCATAGCGGGCTGGCCGGCGTGGCGCGCTCCATGCCCACCAGCGCAGCGGTCGACCGCGTCGCCCAGACGCTGAATATCTCCTGCTACGAAACGCCTACCGGATGGAAGTTTTTCGGCAACCTGATGGACGCCGGCAAAGTCACCCTGTGCGGCGAAGAAAGCTTCGGCACCGGCTCCGATCATGTGCGCGAAAAAGATGGATTGTGGGCGGTACTGTTCTGGCTCAACGTCATCGCTGCGCGCCGCCAGCCGGTTGAAACCATCGTGCGCGAGCATTGGGCGCGTTTTGGCCGCAACGTGTATTCGCGCTACGACTACGAAGGCCTGCCGGCAGCTGCCGCGCAAAGTGTCGTGGATCACCTCAAAGCCAGCTTCGCCGGCCTGCCGGGCGCCCGCTTCGGCGCATATACCGTGAAGCGTTGCGACGACTTCAGCTACACCGACCCTGTGGACGGCAGCGTCAGCACAGGTCAGGGCATCCGCATCATTTTCACCAATGACTCGCGGAT from Sulfuriferula sp. AH1 harbors:
- a CDS encoding DUF1971 domain-containing protein, which encodes MKPMPPDFIAYKRTRNFTDTDLPESLTRRHDTKPGAWAKIIVLEGALDYEIMTEPPRHYRIDADHPGIIEEQVPHRVTPVTVPLSFYLEFYKRSDTDAATLARPMDTGLFKPE
- a CDS encoding alpha-D-glucose phosphate-specific phosphoglucomutase: MSIRNIATQPFSDQKPGTSGLRKKVSVFRQPHYLENFVQAIFNSINAPQGATLVLGGDGRYYNRTAIQTILKMAAANGFGKVLVGQGGILSTPAASCVIRKYRTFGGIILSASHNPGGPDGDFGIKFNSSNGGPATETVTEAIFAASKIISQYPLLDAPDVALDKPGTSKLGNMIVEVIDPVSDYAELMESLFDFGAIRDLLASGFRIRFDAMHAVTGPYAREILQRRLDAPAGSVMNAVPLEDFGGGHPDPNLTYAPELVGIMYADDAPDFGAASDGDGDRNMILGRRFFVTPSDSLALLAANATRVPAYHSGLAGVARSMPTSAAVDRVAQTLNISCYETPTGWKFFGNLMDAGKVTLCGEESFGTGSDHVREKDGLWAVLFWLNVIAARRQPVETIVREHWARFGRNVYSRYDYEGLPAAAAQSVVDHLKASFAGLPGARFGAYTVKRCDDFSYTDPVDGSVSTGQGIRIIFTNDSRIVVRLSGTGTEGATLRLYLEAYDPDIANHHLDAQQALAGLIQAALQITELKQRTGREQPTVIT
- a CDS encoding Crp/Fnr family transcriptional regulator; the encoded protein is MLINPDIKDFRLAHLFRDLEREVLAQIARHAVWRELDAGEPLFARGDAGKYFFLVKTGAVKLFLLSEDGEEHIMEIIGRERLFAEAVMFMGGSYPVYATALEPSRLIAFDAQFFVSLLRNNSSLCLTLLAAMSRQMHALVAEIDRLTLQSSARRLAQYLLAQPAHKSGSSRQVALPASKQTIASLLDIRPETLSRLLARLTDDGLIAVHADSITILQPTLLDQVL